In Halobaculum sp. XH14, a single genomic region encodes these proteins:
- a CDS encoding sugar phosphate isomerase/epimerase family protein, translated as MDIGVLTVPLGTESRPDAFEYLSGLGVDAVELGVGGHPGQGHADRERLLESREARESLRSDLADHDLRVSALATHNNPLHPDGETASEADRELREAIELAAELDVGTVTCFSGLPAGGPNDEVPNWITAPWPTEHADALAYQWEVAEEYWSEVGAHAEAHGVDVGIEMHPNMLVYEPHGMLKLRERTSDRIGTNFDPSHLYWQGIDVTAAIRLLGERDAIHHVHAKDTRVYEENAREKGVLDTTDYLAEADRSWIFRSVGYGHGEEHWKDVVSTLRMVGYDGALSIEHEDSLTSSREGLEKAVDLLGRAVFETTPGEAHWTE; from the coding sequence ATGGACATCGGAGTGTTGACGGTTCCACTCGGGACCGAGTCGAGACCTGACGCGTTCGAATACCTGTCGGGGCTCGGCGTCGACGCGGTCGAACTCGGCGTCGGTGGACACCCGGGACAGGGACACGCCGACCGCGAGAGACTGCTCGAGAGCAGGGAGGCCAGGGAGTCGCTTCGTTCGGACCTGGCCGACCACGACCTCCGCGTGAGCGCCCTCGCGACCCACAACAACCCGCTCCACCCGGACGGGGAGACGGCGAGCGAGGCCGACCGGGAACTGCGCGAGGCGATCGAACTCGCCGCCGAACTCGACGTGGGCACGGTCACCTGTTTCTCCGGACTGCCGGCGGGCGGGCCGAACGACGAGGTTCCCAACTGGATCACTGCCCCGTGGCCGACCGAGCACGCCGACGCGCTGGCGTACCAGTGGGAGGTGGCCGAGGAGTACTGGTCCGAGGTCGGCGCACACGCCGAGGCGCACGGCGTCGACGTCGGCATCGAGATGCACCCGAACATGCTCGTCTACGAGCCTCACGGGATGCTGAAACTGCGCGAGCGTACCTCCGACCGGATCGGCACGAACTTCGACCCCTCACACCTCTACTGGCAGGGCATCGACGTCACCGCCGCCATCCGGCTGCTCGGCGAGCGGGACGCGATCCACCACGTTCACGCGAAGGACACGCGCGTGTACGAGGAGAACGCTCGCGAGAAGGGCGTCCTCGACACGACGGACTACCTGGCGGAGGCGGACCGCTCCTGGATCTTCCGCTCGGTCGGCTACGGCCACGGGGAAGAACACTGGAAGGACGTCGTCTCCACGCTCCGGATGGTCGGCTACGACGGCGCGCTCTCGATCGAACACGAGGACTCGCTGACCTCCTCGCGGGAGGGGCTGGAGAAGGCGGTCGACCTGCTCGGGCGTGCCGTCTTCGAGACGACGCCGGGCGAGGCACACTGGACGGAGTGA
- a CDS encoding Gfo/Idh/MocA family protein, translated as MTRDRSVRIGIIGLGGIGTYHAERLTEGDATLVGGMDVDAGARAEFAERFAAETFADESDLYDGVDAVLVTTPNRFHEQYAVSALEAGLDVLLEKPLAHTLDSAEAIAAAAETAEGFCMVGFNNRFAAAAEVLTHYREEGRFGDVRHVEANFVRRRGIPGRGSWFTSKGASGGGALIDVGVHAIDLAMHFLDFPDVEEVTGTTRSEFGNREEYAYVDMWGEDDGPDGFDVDDSVSAFVRGTDDETLSLEAAWATNRPPSNDFYVRGTEGGAHLDRETGELTLYESGTGGSHHLTNTEVSTREVDTHQAEQAAFIRAVEAGEPPERNTVQQALVVQRIIDAIYRSSETGQAVQLHSEDVPAAREPVEAAQVD; from the coding sequence ATGACTCGGGACCGCAGCGTCAGGATCGGCATTATCGGACTCGGGGGGATCGGAACGTATCACGCCGAACGCCTGACCGAGGGGGACGCGACGCTCGTCGGCGGGATGGACGTCGACGCCGGCGCGAGAGCTGAGTTCGCCGAACGGTTCGCGGCCGAGACGTTCGCGGACGAGTCGGACCTGTACGACGGGGTCGACGCCGTTCTCGTGACGACGCCGAACCGGTTCCACGAGCAGTACGCCGTCTCTGCGCTCGAAGCGGGGCTGGACGTCCTGCTCGAGAAGCCGCTCGCGCACACGCTCGACTCGGCCGAGGCCATCGCCGCCGCGGCCGAGACCGCCGAGGGGTTCTGCATGGTCGGGTTCAACAACCGCTTTGCCGCCGCGGCCGAGGTACTCACACACTACCGGGAGGAGGGACGGTTCGGCGACGTCCGCCACGTCGAGGCGAACTTCGTCCGACGGCGCGGGATCCCGGGTCGAGGGTCGTGGTTCACGTCGAAGGGGGCCTCGGGCGGGGGCGCGCTCATCGACGTCGGTGTCCACGCCATCGACCTGGCGATGCACTTCCTCGATTTCCCGGACGTCGAGGAGGTCACGGGCACGACGCGGTCGGAGTTCGGGAACCGGGAGGAGTACGCCTACGTCGACATGTGGGGCGAGGACGACGGCCCCGACGGGTTCGACGTCGACGACTCCGTCTCCGCGTTCGTCCGCGGCACCGATGACGAGACGCTCAGCCTCGAAGCCGCGTGGGCGACGAACCGGCCGCCGTCGAACGACTTCTACGTGCGCGGCACGGAGGGCGGCGCACACCTCGACCGGGAGACCGGGGAACTCACCCTCTACGAGTCGGGGACGGGCGGCAGCCACCACCTCACGAACACGGAGGTCTCCACCCGGGAGGTCGACACCCACCAGGCCGAGCAGGCCGCGTTCATCAGGGCGGTCGAAGCCGGGGAACCACCCGAGCGCAACACGGTCCAGCAGGCGCTCGTCGTCCAGCGCATCATCGACGCGATCTACCGTTCGAGCGAGACCGGTCAGGCCGTGCAACTCCACAGCGAGGACGTGCCGGCTGCGCGGGAGCCAGTCGAGGCCGCACAGGTCGACTAG
- a CDS encoding aldo/keto reductase encodes MRYTTLGRTGLEVSRLCLGCMNFGSEQPWMMNDRAASVDLIHEALDAGINFLDTANVYSTGESEEIVGEAIDSTNRDELVLATKVYGDMREGPNGGGLSRKHVIDQCEASLDRLGVEYVDLYQLHRWDETTPIEETLDALDHLIESGHVRYVGASTMTAYRLTKALYASDVEDYGRFVCIQPEYSAVARHEEENMLRVAEGEGLGVIPWSPLAGGFLTGKYERDSGPAEGTRGAASESVRSYFTDENWAVLDAIRSVAAEEDATPAQVALAWLLDRDVVTAPIIGPKSSTQLRDDLGALDVSLSEEQRSEIASQKRPRYPKP; translated from the coding sequence ATGCGATACACCACGCTCGGCCGGACTGGGCTGGAGGTCTCCCGGCTCTGTCTCGGCTGCATGAACTTCGGCTCCGAGCAGCCGTGGATGATGAACGACCGCGCGGCCAGCGTGGACCTCATCCACGAGGCGCTGGACGCGGGCATCAACTTCCTCGACACCGCGAACGTCTACTCGACCGGCGAGAGCGAGGAGATCGTCGGCGAGGCGATCGACTCGACGAACCGGGACGAACTCGTCCTGGCGACGAAGGTGTACGGCGACATGCGCGAGGGACCGAACGGCGGCGGACTCTCGCGGAAGCACGTCATCGACCAGTGCGAGGCGAGCCTGGACCGGCTCGGCGTGGAGTACGTCGACCTTTACCAGCTCCACCGGTGGGACGAGACGACCCCCATCGAGGAGACGCTGGACGCGCTCGACCACCTGATCGAATCCGGCCACGTCCGCTACGTCGGCGCCTCGACAATGACTGCCTACCGGCTGACGAAGGCGCTCTACGCCAGCGACGTCGAGGACTACGGCCGGTTCGTCTGCATCCAGCCGGAGTACTCGGCGGTCGCCCGCCACGAGGAGGAGAACATGCTCCGCGTCGCCGAGGGAGAGGGGCTCGGCGTCATCCCGTGGTCACCGCTCGCCGGCGGGTTCCTGACCGGCAAGTACGAACGGGACAGCGGCCCCGCGGAGGGAACGCGCGGCGCGGCCTCCGAGTCGGTGCGGTCCTACTTCACGGACGAGAACTGGGCGGTCCTCGACGCGATCCGGTCGGTGGCGGCCGAGGAGGATGCCACGCCCGCGCAGGTCGCGCTCGCGTGGCTGCTCGACCGCGACGTCGTCACGGCACCCATCATCGGGCCGAAATCCAGTACGCAGTTGCGTGACGACCTCGGCGCGCTGGACGTCTCACTCTCCGAGGAACAGCGGTCCGAAATCGCGTCACAGAAGCGCCCCCGATACCCCAAGCCGTAA
- a CDS encoding 50S ribosomal protein L11, whose amino-acid sequence MAGTIEVLVPGGEANPGPPLGPELGPTPVDVQAVVGDINDRTAAFDGMEVPVTVEYDDDGSFTIDVGVPPTSELIKDEAGFETGSGEPHENFVADLSVEQLKKVAEQKQSDLLAYDVKNAAKEVAGTCVTLGVTIEGEDARTFKERVDSGEYDDVLGAEEAAA is encoded by the coding sequence ATGGCTGGAACCATCGAAGTGCTCGTCCCCGGTGGCGAGGCCAACCCGGGTCCGCCCCTCGGACCCGAGCTTGGCCCGACTCCGGTGGACGTGCAGGCGGTCGTCGGCGACATCAACGACCGGACCGCCGCGTTCGACGGCATGGAAGTGCCCGTCACCGTGGAGTACGACGACGACGGGTCGTTCACCATCGACGTCGGCGTCCCGCCGACGTCCGAACTGATCAAGGACGAGGCCGGCTTCGAGACCGGCTCGGGCGAACCCCACGAGAACTTCGTCGCCGACCTCTCGGTCGAGCAGCTGAAGAAGGTCGCCGAACAGAAGCAGTCCGACCTGCTCGCCTACGACGTGAAGAACGCGGCCAAGGAGGTCGCCGGCACCTGCGTCACGCTCGGCGTCACCATCGAGGGCGAGGACGCGCGCACCTTCAAGGAGCGCGTCGACTCGGGCGAGTACGACGACGTGCTCGGCGCCGAAGAGGCGGCGGCCTGA
- a CDS encoding 50S ribosomal protein L1: MADSIEDAVSQALEDAPPRNFRETVDLAINLRDLDLNDPSNRVDDEVVLPSGTGQDTRIVVIAEGETALRAEDVADDVLSGDDLQDLAGEENEAKDLADETDFFIAEADMMQDVASNLGRILGPRGKMPTPLQPDDDVVETVNRMKNTVQLRSRDRRTFHTRVGAQDMSAEDIASNVDVIIRRLEADLEKGPLNLDGVYVKTTMGPSVEVPV, encoded by the coding sequence ATGGCAGATTCAATCGAGGACGCAGTATCCCAAGCGCTGGAGGACGCCCCACCTCGCAACTTCCGCGAGACCGTGGATTTGGCGATCAATCTCCGCGACTTGGATCTCAACGACCCGTCGAATCGAGTCGACGACGAGGTTGTCCTACCGAGCGGTACCGGCCAGGACACCAGAATCGTCGTCATCGCGGAGGGCGAGACCGCCCTCCGCGCGGAAGACGTCGCGGACGACGTACTGTCCGGGGACGACCTGCAGGACCTCGCAGGCGAGGAGAACGAGGCCAAGGATCTCGCCGATGAAACGGACTTCTTCATCGCCGAGGCCGACATGATGCAGGACGTCGCGTCCAACCTCGGGCGCATTCTGGGGCCGCGCGGCAAGATGCCGACGCCGCTCCAGCCCGACGACGACGTCGTCGAAACCGTCAACCGCATGAAAAACACCGTCCAGCTCCGCTCGCGCGACCGGCGCACGTTCCACACGCGCGTCGGCGCACAGGACATGTCCGCCGAGGACATCGCCAGCAACGTCGACGTCATCATCCGTCGGCTGGAGGCGGACCTCGAGAAGGGGCCGCTCAACCTGGACGGCGTCTACGTCAAGACGACGATGGGCCCGTCCGTGGAGGTGCCCGTCTGA
- a CDS encoding 50S ribosomal protein L10 yields the protein MSSSEPRKTETIPQWKREEVEELVEFLERYSSVGVVGVTGIPSRQLQAMRRDLHGNAELRMSRNTLSARALEEVDDGLEELVDHVTGEVGLIGTNDNPFGLFKQLEASKTPAPINAGEVAPNDIVIPEGDTGVDPGPFVGELQQAGADARIQDGSIQVLSDSTVLEEGEVVDDTLAGVLTELGVEPKEVGLDLKAVFSEGVLFEPDELAIDVDQYRSDIQSAAAAGRNVSVNAAYPTTRTAGALLGKAAGEAKSVGLQAAIEDEELMPDLVSRADAQLRALAATIDDEEALPEELQGAEAPSQPATDADEDEQTDDEDTEAEADAEEPDDDDDDEGDAGEGLGAMFG from the coding sequence ATGAGTTCGAGCGAACCGCGCAAGACGGAGACGATTCCCCAGTGGAAGCGCGAGGAGGTCGAGGAGCTCGTCGAGTTCCTCGAACGCTACTCCTCGGTCGGCGTCGTCGGCGTGACCGGCATCCCGAGCCGGCAGCTGCAGGCGATGCGCCGCGACCTCCACGGGAACGCGGAACTCCGCATGAGCCGGAACACGCTCTCGGCCCGCGCGCTCGAGGAGGTCGACGACGGCCTCGAGGAGCTCGTGGACCACGTGACCGGCGAGGTCGGACTCATCGGGACCAACGACAACCCGTTCGGGCTGTTCAAGCAGCTCGAAGCGTCGAAGACGCCCGCGCCGATCAACGCGGGCGAGGTCGCTCCGAACGACATCGTCATCCCCGAGGGCGACACCGGCGTCGACCCCGGCCCGTTCGTCGGGGAGCTCCAGCAGGCCGGCGCCGACGCGCGGATCCAGGACGGCTCCATCCAGGTGCTGTCCGACTCGACCGTGCTGGAGGAGGGCGAGGTCGTCGACGACACGCTCGCCGGCGTGCTCACGGAGCTCGGCGTCGAGCCGAAGGAGGTCGGCTTGGACCTGAAGGCCGTCTTCTCCGAGGGCGTGCTGTTCGAGCCGGACGAACTGGCCATCGACGTGGACCAGTACCGCTCGGACATCCAGTCGGCCGCCGCGGCCGGACGGAACGTCTCGGTCAACGCCGCGTACCCGACGACCCGCACGGCCGGCGCGCTGCTCGGCAAGGCAGCCGGCGAGGCGAAGTCGGTCGGGCTCCAGGCGGCCATCGAGGACGAGGAGCTCATGCCCGATCTCGTCTCCCGCGCCGACGCGCAGCTTCGCGCGCTCGCCGCGACCATCGACGACGAGGAGGCGCTCCCGGAGGAACTCCAGGGCGCCGAGGCGCCGAGCCAGCCCGCCACGGACGCCGACGAGGACGAACAGACTGACGACGAGGACACGGAAGCCGAGGCCGACGCCGAGGAGCCCGACGACGATGACGACGACGAGGGCGACGCCGGCGAGGGTCTGGGCGCGATGTTCGGATAA
- the rpl12p gene encoding 50S ribosomal protein P1, which translates to MEYVYAALILNETDEEINEDNVTAVLEAAGVDVEESRVKALVAALEDVDIEEAIETAAAAPAAGAAGGAAGGAEEADEDEEEEAEEADAEEEEAGDDDDEEASGEGLGELFG; encoded by the coding sequence ATGGAATACGTTTACGCTGCACTCATCCTGAACGAGACGGACGAAGAGATCAACGAGGACAACGTCACGGCGGTGCTCGAGGCCGCCGGCGTCGACGTCGAGGAGTCCCGCGTCAAGGCGCTCGTCGCCGCGCTGGAGGACGTCGACATCGAGGAGGCCATCGAGACGGCCGCCGCCGCGCCCGCAGCGGGTGCCGCGGGCGGCGCCGCCGGTGGCGCCGAGGAGGCCGACGAGGACGAGGAAGAGGAGGCCGAGGAGGCCGACGCCGAGGAGGAGGAAGCCGGCGACGACGACGACGAGGAAGCCTCGGGCGAGGGCCTGGGCGAGCTGTTCGGCTGA
- a CDS encoding tripartite tricarboxylate transporter permease: MVPALPPATLLPLAYTLAGCGLGTVSGLLPGLHANNFALLLAATAPALDAPPLALGCAMLSAGLVHTFLDVVPALALGVPDAAMAASALPGHRLVIEGRGREALRLSVVGSGSAVLLAVPVAVPLTAAMEVAYPTLRGWLPVLLVGVLIALLLTEPSWMARGAAAVAVALATGLGTVTLEMTPSGPLPAGGVLAPLFAGLFGAPILLDALDGGGIPPQADARIALERRATGVAAVAGTGAGAAVGYLPGVSAGVASTLALPFAGGDDPAREYLVATSGANTATAVFALFAFTALGTPRSGVLVAMSDVGVPARLPPLLVSVAVAAAVGVAGVLVLGDAALRAVGRLNQRALVGCVLVGLVLLSWGFAGGTGIVTFASATVVGFVPSRLGCKRVHLMAVLVGPLALGS; encoded by the coding sequence ATGGTTCCCGCCCTCCCCCCGGCGACGCTGCTGCCGCTCGCGTACACCCTCGCCGGCTGCGGGCTCGGCACGGTGAGCGGCCTGCTCCCGGGTCTGCACGCGAACAACTTCGCGCTGTTGCTGGCAGCGACGGCTCCGGCGCTCGACGCGCCGCCGCTCGCGCTCGGCTGTGCGATGCTCTCGGCGGGGCTCGTTCACACGTTCCTCGACGTGGTGCCGGCGCTCGCACTCGGCGTTCCCGACGCCGCGATGGCCGCCAGCGCGTTACCGGGACATCGCCTCGTGATCGAGGGGCGGGGACGCGAGGCGCTCCGACTGTCCGTGGTCGGCAGCGGGAGCGCAGTCCTGCTGGCCGTCCCAGTGGCAGTGCCGCTCACCGCCGCGATGGAGGTCGCGTACCCGACGCTTCGCGGCTGGCTGCCGGTGCTCCTCGTCGGCGTCCTGATCGCGCTCCTCCTGACGGAACCGTCGTGGATGGCACGCGGCGCGGCCGCCGTCGCCGTCGCGCTTGCGACTGGCCTCGGCACCGTCACACTGGAGATGACACCGTCCGGACCGCTTCCGGCCGGCGGGGTGCTCGCGCCGCTGTTCGCCGGGCTGTTCGGGGCACCGATCCTCCTCGACGCGCTAGACGGCGGAGGAATCCCGCCACAGGCCGACGCCAGAATCGCGCTGGAGCGACGTGCGACCGGCGTCGCCGCCGTCGCCGGCACCGGCGCGGGTGCGGCGGTCGGCTACCTGCCGGGCGTCTCCGCTGGCGTCGCGTCGACGCTCGCGCTGCCGTTCGCCGGCGGCGACGACCCTGCGAGGGAGTACCTCGTCGCCACGAGCGGCGCGAACACCGCGACCGCCGTCTTCGCGCTGTTCGCGTTCACGGCGCTCGGGACGCCGCGGTCGGGCGTCCTCGTGGCGATGTCGGACGTCGGCGTTCCGGCCAGGCTCCCGCCGCTGCTGGTGTCGGTCGCCGTCGCGGCAGCCGTCGGCGTGGCGGGAGTGCTCGTCCTCGGCGACGCGGCGCTGCGAGCGGTCGGCCGCCTGAACCAGCGGGCACTCGTCGGCTGCGTGCTGGTCGGCCTCGTACTCCTCTCCTGGGGGTTTGCCGGCGGAACCGGAATCGTCACCTTCGCGTCCGCGACGGTCGTCGGCTTCGTGCCGTCGAGACTCGGGTGTAAGCGAGTCCACCTGATGGCAGTGCTCGTCGGGCCGCTCGCGCTGGGATCCTGA
- a CDS encoding HVO_2753 family zinc finger protein, whose amino-acid sequence MSEAEQASERRCVSCGVNVAGMSAAAFKCPDCGTRIFRCAKCRKQSNLYECPDCGFRGP is encoded by the coding sequence ATGAGCGAGGCAGAGCAGGCGTCCGAACGACGCTGCGTCTCCTGTGGCGTCAACGTCGCGGGCATGAGCGCGGCGGCGTTCAAGTGCCCGGACTGTGGCACCCGCATCTTCCGCTGTGCGAAGTGCCGGAAGCAGAGCAACCTCTACGAGTGTCCCGACTGCGGCTTCCGGGGGCCCTGA
- a CDS encoding elongation factor 1-beta, which translates to MGKVAAKMKVMPDSPELDLDDLQDKLEASLPEGAEIRTVDREEVAFGLVAMLPMVVVPDGSGGTEAVEEAFSQVEGIESVKVEEVGRL; encoded by the coding sequence ATGGGGAAGGTCGCGGCCAAGATGAAGGTCATGCCGGACAGCCCGGAACTCGACCTCGACGACCTGCAGGACAAACTCGAGGCGTCCCTCCCCGAGGGTGCCGAGATCCGGACGGTCGACCGCGAGGAGGTCGCGTTCGGGCTCGTGGCGATGCTCCCGATGGTCGTCGTCCCCGACGGCTCCGGCGGCACCGAGGCCGTCGAGGAGGCGTTCTCGCAGGTCGAGGGCATCGAGAGCGTGAAGGTCGAGGAAGTCGGTCGACTGTAA
- a CDS encoding universal stress protein, protein MGLYERILVPTDGSDGVERAIQHAVDLAVDHGATLHALYVVNSASYAGMPMESSWEGIDDMLRADAEDAVSMVEAVADDFDVPVETAILDGSPSKEIVRYAESEGCDLVVMGTHGRGGIDRLLLGSVAEKVVRSSSVPVLTVRVDG, encoded by the coding sequence ATGGGGCTGTACGAGCGCATCCTGGTTCCGACGGACGGCTCGGACGGCGTCGAACGCGCCATCCAGCACGCGGTCGATCTCGCCGTGGACCACGGCGCGACCCTCCACGCGCTCTACGTCGTCAACTCCGCGTCCTACGCAGGCATGCCGATGGAGTCCTCCTGGGAGGGGATCGACGACATGCTACGGGCCGACGCCGAGGACGCCGTCTCGATGGTGGAGGCGGTCGCCGACGACTTCGACGTGCCGGTCGAGACGGCGATCCTCGACGGGAGCCCCAGCAAGGAGATCGTCCGCTACGCCGAATCCGAGGGCTGTGACCTCGTCGTCATGGGGACCCACGGCCGCGGCGGCATCGATCGACTGTTGCTCGGCAGCGTGGCCGAGAAGGTCGTCCGTAGCTCGTCGGTCCCCGTCCTGACGGTCCGGGTCGACGGCTGA
- a CDS encoding biotin--[acetyl-CoA-carboxylase] ligase: MTGGELPATRRVLLDALADGPVEGPAIATELDVSRAAVWKHIEALREAGFDVESGEGGYAVTGAPPYNGPGVAFGLDAPYAVEFHDRLDSTNDRARELATSGDGDVVVLAEEQTASRGRLDREWRSPAGGVWLSLAVRPDVPPAHAPAFTLAAAVAVTRACREAGVDARIKWPNDVLVPGPEARGGRKLCGILTEMSGEADRVSWLVVGIGLNANVDPDALPADAAATSLSTELGSDVDRRVLVQRVLEEFEALTTDPAAVMPAWREHAVTLGRHVRVETPGGVIEGEAVDVAFPGTLVVETEDGEVRVTAGDCEHLRPAGS; the protein is encoded by the coding sequence ATGACGGGGGGTGAACTCCCGGCGACGCGTCGGGTGCTCCTCGACGCGCTGGCCGACGGGCCGGTCGAGGGGCCGGCGATCGCAACCGAACTCGACGTCTCCCGTGCGGCCGTCTGGAAGCACATCGAGGCGCTCCGGGAGGCCGGGTTCGACGTCGAGAGCGGGGAGGGCGGCTACGCCGTCACCGGCGCTCCCCCGTACAACGGGCCCGGCGTCGCGTTCGGGCTCGACGCGCCCTACGCCGTCGAGTTCCACGACCGACTCGACTCGACGAACGACCGCGCCCGAGAGCTCGCGACGTCCGGCGACGGCGACGTGGTCGTGCTGGCCGAGGAGCAGACGGCGTCCCGCGGACGCCTCGACCGTGAGTGGCGGTCCCCCGCGGGCGGCGTCTGGCTCTCGCTGGCGGTCAGACCGGACGTCCCGCCCGCACACGCGCCGGCGTTCACCCTCGCCGCCGCCGTCGCCGTCACGAGAGCCTGCCGCGAGGCCGGCGTCGACGCCCGGATCAAGTGGCCCAACGACGTGCTGGTTCCCGGTCCGGAGGCGCGAGGCGGCAGGAAGCTCTGTGGCATCCTGACCGAGATGAGCGGCGAGGCGGACCGCGTCTCGTGGCTCGTCGTCGGCATCGGCCTGAACGCGAACGTCGACCCCGACGCGCTCCCTGCCGACGCTGCCGCGACGAGCCTCTCGACGGAACTCGGGAGCGACGTCGACAGGCGAGTCCTGGTCCAGCGCGTGCTCGAGGAGTTCGAGGCGCTGACGACCGATCCGGCGGCCGTCATGCCGGCCTGGCGGGAGCACGCCGTCACGCTCGGACGGCACGTGAGAGTGGAGACGCCCGGCGGTGTCATCGAGGGGGAAGCGGTCGACGTCGCCTTCCCGGGCACGCTCGTCGTCGAAACGGAGGACGGCGAGGTCCGGGTGACGGCGGGCGACTGCGAGCATCTCCGGCCGGCCGGAAGCTGA
- a CDS encoding universal stress protein — translation MTLVVVPVRYPLSKHSKATLTEAIRIAEERDATLTILHVDLYQNSSEVTWTDLKRAVQREFGSIPSARYVVRKGFLVEETILDEVAAEAADMVVIGAKQASRWRRTLQRLFSDPDVESYLREKLDATVITVDGKGATAND, via the coding sequence ATGACGCTGGTGGTCGTTCCGGTCCGGTACCCGCTCTCGAAGCACTCGAAAGCCACGCTCACGGAGGCGATTCGCATCGCCGAGGAGCGTGACGCCACGCTCACCATCCTCCACGTCGACCTGTACCAGAACAGCAGCGAGGTGACGTGGACGGACCTCAAGCGGGCAGTCCAGCGGGAGTTCGGGTCGATTCCCTCGGCGCGCTACGTCGTCCGGAAGGGGTTCCTCGTCGAGGAGACGATCCTCGACGAGGTCGCCGCCGAGGCTGCCGACATGGTCGTCATCGGGGCCAAGCAGGCGAGTCGGTGGCGACGGACCCTCCAGCGACTGTTCTCCGACCCGGACGTGGAGTCGTATCTCCGGGAGAAGCTCGACGCGACCGTCATCACCGTGGACGGCAAGGGGGCGACGGCGAACGACTGA